In a single window of the Mucilaginibacter defluvii genome:
- a CDS encoding nucleoid-associated protein → MITSFEAFLDTLSVHHVGNQAQDEMYSLSDEPLDLKDEMIPRLLMQYFLTPFEKTNEVYHLMHHSDINLNEIFSFVTQIFEDNERFHEVSQHIAKHLYAVTTHPKIKAGELYVGLFNNVQIEGELLDAIGVFKSETKETYLKVYPDKGGFKMDYEENGININKLDKGCLIFNTAKEDGYKVVVIDKTGNSQDAAVYWKDDFLKLKIRNDNFNQTANTLSVYKNFVTQKLDDEFEMSKADKIDLLNRSMKYFKEKETFDLDEFAGEVIGNEQAIESFKNYKQQYEDEFETPIADSFEISTNAVKKQARVYKSVLKLDRNFHIYIHGDKDLIEKGFDDDKAMNYYKVFFKEEQ, encoded by the coding sequence ATGATTACCTCTTTCGAAGCTTTTTTAGATACCCTATCCGTTCACCATGTAGGTAATCAGGCGCAGGACGAAATGTACTCCCTGTCTGACGAACCGCTTGACCTGAAGGACGAGATGATTCCCCGCCTGCTGATGCAGTATTTTTTAACCCCGTTCGAAAAAACCAACGAGGTATACCACCTGATGCATCACAGCGACATCAACCTGAATGAGATATTCAGCTTTGTCACGCAGATTTTTGAGGATAACGAGCGTTTTCATGAGGTATCACAGCATATAGCCAAGCACCTTTATGCGGTTACTACCCACCCAAAAATTAAAGCCGGTGAGCTCTATGTCGGATTATTCAATAACGTGCAAATCGAGGGTGAGCTATTGGATGCGATAGGCGTTTTCAAATCTGAAACAAAGGAAACCTATCTAAAAGTTTACCCTGACAAGGGCGGCTTTAAGATGGACTATGAGGAAAACGGGATCAACATTAATAAGCTGGATAAAGGCTGCCTCATTTTTAATACCGCTAAAGAAGACGGCTACAAGGTGGTGGTGATTGATAAAACCGGCAACAGTCAGGACGCAGCCGTTTACTGGAAAGATGATTTTTTAAAGCTTAAAATCCGCAACGACAATTTTAACCAAACAGCCAATACACTCAGCGTATATAAAAATTTTGTAACCCAAAAGCTGGACGATGAGTTTGAGATGAGCAAGGCCGATAAGATAGACCTGCTGAACCGCAGCATGAAGTATTTTAAGGAGAAAGAAACGTTTGACCTGGACGAATTTGCGGGCGAAGTTATTGGCAATGAGCAAGCCATCGAGTCATTCAAAAATTATAAACAGCAATACGAAGACGAGTTTGAAACACCCATTGCAGATAGCTTCGAGATATCAACCAACGCAGTAAAAAAACAAGCGCGGGTTTATAAAAGCGTGTTAAAACTCGACCGTAATTTCCATATCTATATTCATGGCGATAAGGATTTGATTGAGAAAGGTTTTGATGATGACAAGGCCATGAACTATTACAAAGTATTTTTTAAGGAAGAGCAATAA
- a CDS encoding CHC2 zinc finger domain-containing protein: protein MPSDELISHIQTKAPIVNIVSAYLPLQDSRKALKGRCPFHPDSGASLMVSQDKNTFKCFGCGKEGGPIEFLMAIEGKSRSEIAGRLAVKLGLVHDLRAV from the coding sequence ATGCCTTCTGACGAACTGATATCGCACATTCAAACTAAAGCACCTATTGTAAATATCGTGTCAGCCTACCTGCCTTTGCAGGATAGCCGCAAAGCCTTAAAAGGCCGCTGCCCATTCCATCCGGATTCTGGCGCATCGCTCATGGTATCGCAGGATAAAAATACGTTTAAATGCTTCGGCTGTGGTAAAGAAGGTGGCCCCATTGAATTTTTAATGGCCATTGAGGGCAAAAGCCGAAGCGAAATTGCAGGCAGATTAGCCGTAAAGCTTGGCCTGGTACACGATTTACGCGCTGTTTAG
- a CDS encoding glycoside hydrolase family 3 N-terminal domain-containing protein, whose amino-acid sequence MIIKPNIKCILLAAACTCSFVVKAQNKPKFRDEKLPVNTRVNALISELTLPEKASLMGYRSAEVPRLSIPAYNWWNESLHGVARAGEATVFPQAIAMAATFNDDLVNEIAGAISTEARAKYNLSIAQNRRLMYMGLTFWSPNINIFRDPRWGRGQETYGEDPFLTGTIGSAYIKGMQGNDPAHLKTSATAKHFAVHSGPEAQRDYFDAKVDEKDLRETYLYAFHKLVDAGVESVMTAYNRVNGVPTSTNKKLITQILRGEWGFKGHVVTDCGALDDIYLTHKVLPDKVSVAAAAIKAGTNLDCSSIFQSDIVNAINKKLITEKEVNESLSQILRTQFKLGFYDDAKSSPYAGYGADSVHNDYHIALARKAALQSMVLLKNDKNILPLNKQDYSSIMVVGSSAASLDALVANYHGVSSRMVNFVEGITAAVGPATRVEYDLGSGNRDTTHFGGIWAAGNADVTVAVVGLTPVLEGEAGDAFLSESGGDKKTLSIPADNIAFLKELRKKVTKPIIAVVTSGSDVDIAEIAPYADAIILAWYPGEQGGNALADILFGKYSPSGHLPLTFYKSVNDLPAYDNYNMKGRTYRFFTGPVQYPFGFGMSYTSFKFDWKTQPQKSYSAKDSITVSVNVTNTGAMDGDEVVQAYIKYPQGERMPLKELKGFKRVTVTKGGQQTATIKIQVSDLQKWDLKANKWKLYPGTYTLNIGNNSADERLTATFTIK is encoded by the coding sequence ATGATAATTAAGCCAAACATTAAGTGCATTTTATTAGCGGCGGCGTGTACCTGCAGCTTCGTTGTTAAGGCGCAAAACAAGCCCAAGTTCAGGGACGAAAAATTACCGGTTAACACCAGGGTTAACGCGCTGATCTCTGAATTGACCTTACCCGAGAAAGCATCGCTAATGGGTTACCGCAGCGCCGAAGTACCACGCCTGAGTATACCAGCCTACAACTGGTGGAACGAAAGCTTACATGGTGTAGCAAGGGCAGGTGAGGCCACGGTTTTTCCGCAGGCTATTGCCATGGCGGCAACGTTTAATGATGACCTGGTAAATGAAATAGCAGGTGCCATTTCAACCGAGGCACGAGCTAAATACAATTTATCAATAGCTCAAAACAGGCGTTTAATGTATATGGGTTTAACCTTTTGGTCGCCCAATATCAATATTTTCCGTGACCCGCGTTGGGGGCGGGGACAAGAAACCTATGGTGAGGATCCGTTTTTAACCGGTACCATCGGCAGCGCTTACATAAAAGGTATGCAGGGCAATGATCCGGCACATCTTAAAACATCAGCCACAGCAAAACACTTCGCGGTACACAGCGGCCCCGAGGCGCAACGCGATTACTTTGATGCCAAGGTAGACGAAAAAGATCTGCGCGAAACCTATCTGTACGCTTTTCATAAACTGGTTGATGCCGGTGTGGAATCGGTTATGACGGCTTATAACCGGGTTAACGGTGTACCAACATCCACCAATAAAAAACTCATAACCCAGATTTTGCGCGGCGAATGGGGCTTTAAAGGCCACGTAGTAACCGATTGTGGCGCGTTGGATGATATTTATTTAACCCACAAGGTACTACCCGATAAAGTATCTGTAGCGGCGGCAGCAATAAAGGCAGGTACTAACCTGGACTGTTCCAGTATTTTCCAAAGCGATATTGTAAATGCGATCAATAAAAAACTGATCACCGAAAAAGAGGTAAATGAGTCGCTATCGCAAATTCTGCGTACACAGTTCAAACTTGGTTTTTACGATGATGCCAAAAGCTCACCTTATGCCGGTTATGGTGCTGATAGTGTACACAATGATTATCACATAGCTTTAGCCCGCAAGGCCGCGCTGCAAAGTATGGTACTGCTTAAAAACGATAAGAATATTCTCCCTTTAAATAAGCAAGACTATTCGAGTATTATGGTGGTTGGATCAAGCGCCGCATCGTTAGATGCGCTGGTAGCTAACTATCATGGCGTAAGCAGCCGTATGGTAAATTTTGTTGAGGGTATTACCGCCGCTGTTGGTCCGGCTACGCGTGTGGAGTACGATTTAGGATCGGGTAATAGAGATACCACCCATTTTGGCGGAATATGGGCTGCCGGTAATGCCGATGTAACAGTAGCCGTAGTAGGTTTAACCCCGGTATTAGAGGGTGAGGCAGGCGACGCATTCTTATCCGAAAGCGGTGGCGACAAAAAGACTTTAAGCATCCCGGCAGATAACATCGCTTTTTTAAAGGAACTGCGTAAAAAGGTAACCAAGCCCATTATAGCGGTAGTTACCTCGGGCAGTGATGTTGATATTGCCGAGATTGCCCCTTATGCCGATGCCATCATATTGGCCTGGTACCCAGGCGAGCAGGGGGGGAACGCGTTGGCCGATATACTGTTTGGTAAATATTCGCCATCCGGCCACTTGCCATTAACCTTCTACAAGTCGGTTAACGATTTGCCTGCGTATGATAATTACAACATGAAGGGGCGCACTTACCGCTTCTTTACCGGGCCGGTACAATATCCGTTCGGCTTCGGTATGAGCTACACTTCATTTAAGTTCGACTGGAAAACGCAGCCACAAAAAAGCTACAGCGCTAAGGATTCAATCACCGTATCGGTTAACGTAACCAACACCGGCGCTATGGATGGCGATGAAGTGGTGCAGGCTTACATCAAATATCCGCAGGGAGAGCGCATGCCATTGAAAGAATTAAAAGGCTTTAAACGCGTAACCGTTACTAAAGGCGGACAGCAAACAGCGACTATTAAAATACAGGTGAGCGATCTGCAAAAGTGGGATTTGAAAGCTAACAAATGGAAATTATATCCAGGCACTTACACATTAAACATCGGCAATAATTCGGCTGACGAAAGATTGACGGCGACATTTACTATTAAGTAG
- a CDS encoding family 20 glycosylhydrolase, whose product MIINKTSKFFIIVTIALLGIIVSISTLTAQTTAPQINLIPYPQSVIKGTGIFTINSKTKIALPAGKKFLPEAELLNVLITNGSGKSLAYAPASANVIQFITDNTITADEGYKLTVTTQKITLAAKTASGIFRGVETLRQLLPDGVEQTGKAITLTVPAVIITDQPAYAWRGMHLDVSRHFFSVEYLKKYIDRLALYKFNKLHLHLTDDQGWRIEIKKYPKLTEFGAWRTFNNQDSACIEKSKDNPDFAIDPKHIIKRNGKTLYGGFYTQAQMKDVIAYAMKRHIDIIPEIDMPGHMMAAINNYPFLSCTGGSKWGELFTTPICPCNESTYEFAENVYKEIFALFPSKYIHIGGDEVDRTSWGESEACKAMMAKVGLKTSAELQSYFINRMEKFFNRNGKKLIGWDEILEDGISSTAVVMYWRSWVPNAPIKAAKNGNKVIMTPGNPLYFDNDPDQNSVYNVYHFNPIPEKLNKQEAANVIGAQANLWSERIPTENRADYMIFPRMTALAEVLWTNKKNYKSYQQRLLKQYPRFDALKIHYRLPDFTELVESNVFTDEATLNVSKPLPGLKIFYTSDGLLPTQQSTELTGPLKISQSQNIRLVAYTASGVRGDLYNLKYVKQPLAEPVNKTGLQAGLVVRYFPAFYKKTTLIPDTAKNQALTVSTVTVPKEATAPSFGLKYRGYLDIPTDGVYTFYLTCDDGGILKVADRLVVDNEAMHSAIEKSGQVALKKGLQPFEINFLEGGGGYALKLLYSKDGSTPAEIPASWLKH is encoded by the coding sequence ATGATAATAAATAAAACATCAAAATTTTTTATAATCGTAACCATTGCGCTGCTTGGCATAATAGTGAGTATCTCAACGCTTACTGCCCAAACAACTGCTCCGCAAATTAACCTTATACCCTATCCGCAATCGGTAATTAAAGGTACAGGCATTTTCACTATTAACAGTAAAACTAAAATAGCGCTGCCTGCGGGTAAGAAATTTTTACCGGAAGCTGAGTTGCTTAACGTGCTTATCACCAATGGATCAGGCAAGTCGCTGGCTTATGCTCCTGCATCTGCAAATGTAATACAGTTTATTACGGATAATACTATTACTGCTGATGAAGGTTATAAACTAACCGTCACCACGCAAAAAATAACCTTGGCCGCAAAAACGGCGTCAGGTATATTCAGAGGTGTTGAAACCTTACGCCAATTATTGCCCGACGGTGTTGAACAAACCGGTAAGGCAATTACCCTTACCGTGCCCGCGGTAATAATTACCGATCAGCCGGCGTATGCGTGGCGTGGTATGCATTTGGATGTATCCCGTCACTTTTTCTCTGTTGAGTATTTGAAGAAGTATATCGATCGCCTGGCCCTCTATAAATTCAACAAGCTGCACTTGCACTTAACAGATGACCAGGGCTGGCGCATCGAGATCAAGAAATATCCAAAGCTAACGGAGTTTGGCGCATGGCGCACGTTTAATAACCAGGACTCGGCATGTATCGAAAAATCAAAGGATAACCCTGATTTCGCTATCGACCCGAAACACATCATCAAACGTAATGGCAAAACGCTTTATGGCGGCTTTTACACCCAGGCGCAAATGAAAGATGTGATTGCCTATGCCATGAAAAGACATATCGACATCATCCCCGAAATTGATATGCCGGGGCACATGATGGCGGCTATTAACAACTATCCATTCCTGTCGTGCACAGGCGGCAGCAAATGGGGTGAGCTTTTTACTACCCCGATATGCCCTTGTAACGAAAGCACCTACGAATTTGCCGAAAACGTTTACAAAGAGATATTCGCGCTGTTTCCGAGCAAGTATATTCACATAGGAGGCGACGAGGTTGACCGTACCAGTTGGGGCGAATCTGAAGCCTGCAAGGCCATGATGGCCAAAGTGGGACTCAAAACATCGGCCGAACTGCAAAGCTATTTCATTAACCGAATGGAGAAATTCTTTAACAGGAATGGCAAAAAACTGATCGGTTGGGATGAGATATTGGAGGATGGCATCAGCTCGACCGCTGTGGTGATGTACTGGCGCAGTTGGGTGCCTAACGCGCCGATCAAGGCTGCTAAGAATGGCAATAAGGTGATCATGACGCCGGGAAACCCGCTGTATTTTGATAACGATCCGGATCAGAACTCGGTTTACAATGTTTACCATTTTAACCCGATACCCGAAAAACTGAACAAACAGGAAGCAGCCAACGTCATTGGCGCACAGGCCAACCTGTGGAGCGAGCGCATCCCGACAGAAAACCGTGCGGATTACATGATATTTCCACGCATGACCGCCCTTGCCGAGGTTTTATGGACCAATAAAAAGAATTACAAAAGCTACCAGCAACGCTTGCTGAAACAATATCCGCGCTTTGATGCATTGAAGATTCACTACCGCTTACCTGATTTTACGGAGCTGGTTGAAAGCAACGTATTTACTGATGAAGCCACGCTTAACGTAAGCAAACCGCTACCGGGATTAAAAATATTTTATACTTCCGATGGCTTATTGCCAACGCAGCAGTCAACCGAATTGACCGGCCCGTTAAAGATTTCGCAATCGCAAAACATTCGTTTGGTGGCTTATACCGCGTCAGGCGTTCGTGGCGATCTGTATAACTTGAAGTATGTAAAGCAACCATTGGCAGAACCGGTGAACAAAACAGGCTTACAGGCAGGTTTGGTGGTGCGTTATTTCCCTGCGTTCTACAAAAAGACTACACTGATACCTGACACGGCTAAAAATCAGGCGTTAACAGTGAGTACTGTTACAGTGCCTAAAGAAGCCACCGCGCCAAGCTTTGGACTGAAGTACAGGGGCTATCTTGATATCCCAACAGATGGCGTATACACTTTTTATCTGACCTGCGATGATGGCGGCATACTTAAAGTAGCCGACCGCCTGGTAGTTGACAATGAGGCTATGCACTCGGCTATTGAAAAAAGCGGACAGGTAGCACTTAAAAAAGGCCTGCAACCCTTTGAGATTAACTTTTTGGAAGGCGGCGGCGGTTACGCCCTAAAGCTGCTTTACAGTAAGGATGGTTCAACCCCGGCCGAAATACCTGCATCATGGTTAAAACATTAG
- a CDS encoding alpha-L-fucosidase, with amino-acid sequence MKKIALASLLLQSALAFGQPAPKPYGVTPSAAQLTWHKLEMYCIVHYGVDTYTDKEWGFGNEDPKLINPAKFDAVQIVQAAKDGGFKGIVMVAKHHDGLCLWPTKTTEHNISKAAWKNGKGDMVKEYQLACEKLGMQLGLYCSPWDRNNAFYGKPEYLKIYQQQLRELYSNYGKLFISWHDGANGGDGYYGGANETRKIDRTTYYDWPNTWAITRKMQPGATLFGDVGPDVRWVGNEEGHAGETSWATYTPKPSQPGKEPANGEVLYELGIEGTRNGRYWMPAECDVPLRPGWFYHASQDGMAKSPYTLLDLYYKSVGRGAALDLGLSPNRDGVIDADDVAKLKAFGELLKQTFAVNLAKDAIITASNIRGKNSKLYGTQFLTDTNPFSYWATDDKVNTPMLTLSFKKLVSFNVIQLRENIKLGQRIEEVAVDAYQNSEWKQVATATSIGSKRLIRLPQNITASKVRLRIVKSPVSIALSDFGLYKEPVHVTAPIISKTSSGEVTISTDAPVSNIYYTLDGSTPTKSSTPYNKTFVLTKGGVVKAIAVDGGVTSEAANVKFGLNKKEWKLLNAANNDAAQAIDENYRSIWNTLQKDTSASFKPTELAVDMGTAQTISIFTYLTRQDKKTEGIVDRYTFYVSDNGTDWKEAAKGEFSNIKANPVEQEVKLSAPIKARYFKFQADHVVSGNGVAIAEVGVSSK; translated from the coding sequence ATGAAAAAAATAGCCCTCGCCTCGCTCCTGTTGCAAAGCGCTTTGGCCTTCGGCCAGCCTGCGCCTAAGCCTTACGGTGTAACGCCATCGGCAGCGCAGCTTACCTGGCATAAACTGGAGATGTATTGTATTGTACATTACGGGGTTGATACGTATACTGATAAAGAATGGGGTTTTGGCAATGAGGACCCGAAGCTGATTAACCCGGCAAAGTTTGACGCCGTGCAAATAGTACAGGCAGCTAAGGACGGAGGCTTTAAGGGGATTGTTATGGTGGCCAAACACCATGATGGATTGTGCCTGTGGCCTACTAAAACCACCGAACACAACATCAGCAAAGCCGCCTGGAAAAATGGCAAGGGCGATATGGTGAAAGAATACCAACTGGCCTGCGAGAAATTGGGTATGCAATTGGGCTTATACTGCTCGCCCTGGGACAGGAACAATGCCTTTTACGGCAAGCCTGAATACCTGAAGATATACCAGCAGCAGTTGCGCGAGTTATACAGCAACTATGGCAAGTTATTTATTTCATGGCATGATGGTGCCAACGGTGGCGACGGCTACTACGGCGGCGCTAACGAGACACGCAAAATAGACCGCACCACTTATTACGACTGGCCAAACACCTGGGCCATTACCCGTAAAATGCAGCCCGGAGCAACCTTGTTTGGCGATGTTGGCCCAGATGTGCGTTGGGTAGGCAATGAGGAAGGCCATGCCGGCGAAACCAGCTGGGCAACCTACACACCAAAACCCTCGCAACCCGGCAAAGAACCGGCTAACGGCGAGGTGCTATATGAATTAGGCATCGAGGGCACCCGCAACGGCAGATACTGGATGCCTGCAGAGTGTGATGTACCTTTGCGTCCGGGATGGTTTTACCATGCCAGTCAGGATGGGATGGCGAAATCGCCATATACCCTGCTTGATCTGTATTATAAAAGCGTGGGCCGCGGCGCGGCGCTGGATCTGGGTTTATCGCCAAATCGTGATGGGGTGATAGATGCTGATGATGTAGCCAAGCTGAAAGCCTTTGGCGAATTATTGAAACAAACATTCGCGGTTAATCTGGCTAAGGATGCTATAATTACGGCCAGTAATATACGCGGCAAAAACAGCAAATTGTACGGCACCCAATTCCTGACCGATACTAACCCTTTCTCGTACTGGGCCACGGATGATAAAGTGAATACCCCAATGCTCACCTTGAGCTTTAAAAAGCTGGTTAGCTTTAATGTGATTCAACTGCGTGAGAATATCAAATTAGGGCAGCGTATTGAAGAAGTGGCTGTTGATGCCTATCAAAATAGTGAGTGGAAACAGGTAGCTACCGCTACAAGCATAGGCTCAAAACGATTGATACGCTTGCCGCAAAACATTACAGCAAGCAAGGTAAGGCTCCGCATTGTAAAATCACCGGTAAGTATTGCGCTAAGCGATTTTGGCTTGTATAAAGAACCCGTGCATGTAACCGCGCCGATTATCAGTAAAACCAGCAGCGGTGAAGTTACCATCAGTACCGATGCGCCTGTATCAAACATTTACTACACGCTGGATGGCAGCACCCCAACCAAATCATCCACCCCATACAACAAAACATTTGTTTTGACCAAGGGCGGCGTTGTTAAGGCTATAGCGGTTGATGGAGGTGTAACCAGCGAAGCCGCTAACGTAAAATTCGGTCTGAATAAAAAAGAATGGAAACTGTTAAACGCCGCCAATAACGATGCTGCACAAGCTATAGATGAGAATTACCGCTCGATTTGGAATACTTTACAAAAAGACACTTCGGCAAGCTTCAAACCAACTGAACTGGCTGTCGATATGGGCACTGCGCAAACCATCAGCATATTCACTTATCTGACACGACAGGACAAGAAAACTGAGGGTATTGTTGACCGCTATACTTTTTATGTGAGCGATAATGGTACCGACTGGAAAGAAGCTGCAAAAGGTGAATTCTCCAACATAAAAGCCAACCCTGTTGAGCAGGAAGTGAAGCTAAGTGCACCTATTAAAGCACGTTATTTTAAGTTTCAAGCCGATCATGTGGTCAGCGGGAATGGTGTAGCGATTGCCGAGGTTGGCGTTAGCTCAAAATAA